One Chloroflexota bacterium DNA segment encodes these proteins:
- a CDS encoding TetR/AcrR family transcriptional regulator, with protein sequence MNQPNEKLSGRQPDSTAQQTRQRILVSARTLFAMQGFEGISLRDIASHAEVTHGLLRHHFGSKEAVWQAVVDAALAEYLAALLPLVNSAIAEQHEPSAVIKRSLATIIRLSASFCEVPCLMVHESITGGERLNYFMQQLRPLSAMMQPFFEALRAEGKFQQFSHPTFLLAVISLGILPLALASFSNALAQINILAEAELEQHIERVIATLMPWTTS encoded by the coding sequence ATGAACCAACCTAACGAAAAACTCAGCGGTCGCCAGCCCGACAGCACCGCCCAACAAACCCGCCAACGGATTTTGGTCAGCGCTCGCACGCTCTTCGCAATGCAGGGCTTTGAAGGGATTAGTTTGCGCGACATTGCCAGCCATGCCGAGGTAACCCATGGCCTGTTACGGCATCATTTTGGCTCGAAAGAGGCGGTTTGGCAGGCGGTGGTCGATGCAGCGCTGGCTGAATATCTCGCGGCTTTATTGCCATTGGTCAATAGCGCAATTGCTGAGCAGCACGAACCAAGCGCCGTGATCAAACGCTCGCTCGCTACAATTATTCGGCTCTCGGCCAGCTTTTGCGAAGTGCCATGTTTGATGGTGCACGAAAGTATTACTGGCGGCGAACGGCTGAATTATTTTATGCAGCAATTACGCCCGCTCAGCGCTATGATGCAGCCATTTTTCGAGGCATTGCGGGCTGAAGGTAAATTTCAACAATTTAGCCATCCTACGTTTTTGCTCGCCGTGATTTCGTTGGGGATTTTACCCTTGGCACTGGCTTCGTTCAGTAACGCCTTGGCGCAAATCAATATTCTGGCTGAGGCCGAGCTTGAACAGCATATCGAGCGGGTGATTGCGACGTTAATGCCTTGGACAACCAGTTAA
- a CDS encoding Uma2 family endonuclease, translated as MNFAEYLAIEKETGVKYEYYQGQVYAMTGASARHNLIVSNIIASLHQQLRQSPCRVFPSDLRLQISQTGLYTYPDISVACGTLEFGSERPDTLLNPTCLIEVLSPSTENYDRGMKFEHYRTISSLQIYLVIAQDRCHCELYLRQTDHRWLLIEFWSLEQTIQLEAINAQLKLNDVYEYIELA; from the coding sequence ATGAATTTCGCTGAGTATCTAGCAATCGAAAAAGAAACTGGAGTCAAGTACGAATACTATCAAGGCCAAGTCTATGCAATGACTGGGGCTAGTGCTCGGCATAATTTAATTGTTAGCAACATTATTGCTAGTCTACATCAGCAATTACGCCAAAGCCCTTGTCGAGTTTTCCCTAGCGATCTCCGCTTACAAATTAGTCAAACAGGTTTGTATACCTATCCTGATATTTCAGTTGCCTGTGGAACCTTGGAATTTGGCAGTGAACGCCCTGATACCTTGCTTAATCCAACATGTTTAATTGAAGTGCTATCGCCAAGTACCGAAAATTATGATCGTGGCATGAAATTTGAACACTATCGAACCATCAGCAGCTTGCAAATTTATCTTGTGATTGCGCAAGATCGCTGCCATTGTGAGTTGTATCTGCGCCAAACTGATCATCGTTGGTTATTGATCGAGTTTTGGTCGCTCGAACAAACAATTCAGCTTGAGGCGATTAATGCGCAACTCAAGCTGAATGATGTGTATGAATATATTGAATTAGCTTAA
- a CDS encoding isoaspartyl peptidase/L-asparaginase: MPLAIAVHGGAGDIPDALRPDHAAGIQAALQAGKAVLQAGGTALEAATAAVIVLEDLPAFNAGYGSVLNREGFVQMDAGLMDGTSLDVGAVAAVEGIKNPILAAQAVLKTPHILFAKADAEAVARAAGVEFVDNASLITPRRHAQWASGDRDFKVDSGSTDSETIADTVGAVALDGLGNIAAATSTGGMSGKPLGRIGDSPIPGGGFYADSHAGGCSTTGWGETIARVLLARRSIENLERGMDVQAAAEAAVAVLGQRIEGGEGGLILVASNGQIGAAFNSQRMTHAYWSNLDDQEQIIA; this comes from the coding sequence ATGCCCTTAGCAATTGCCGTTCACGGTGGCGCTGGCGATATTCCCGATGCATTACGCCCAGACCACGCTGCTGGAATTCAAGCTGCATTGCAAGCAGGCAAGGCGGTGTTGCAAGCTGGTGGCACGGCACTTGAAGCCGCTACCGCCGCAGTAATTGTCTTGGAAGATTTGCCCGCCTTCAATGCTGGCTATGGCAGTGTGCTCAATCGCGAAGGTTTTGTGCAAATGGATGCTGGCTTGATGGATGGCACGAGCCTTGATGTAGGTGCAGTTGCCGCCGTCGAAGGCATCAAAAATCCCATTTTGGCCGCGCAAGCGGTGCTTAAAACCCCGCATATTTTGTTTGCCAAAGCCGATGCCGAGGCAGTTGCGCGGGCAGCAGGCGTTGAATTTGTCGATAATGCCAGTCTGATCACGCCTCGACGGCATGCCCAATGGGCTAGTGGCGATCGCGATTTCAAAGTTGATTCGGGCAGCACTGATAGCGAAACAATTGCCGATACTGTCGGGGCTGTAGCACTTGATGGTTTGGGCAATATTGCAGCGGCAACCTCAACTGGTGGCATGAGCGGTAAGCCCCTAGGCCGCATCGGCGATTCGCCAATTCCTGGCGGTGGGTTTTATGCCGATAGCCATGCTGGTGGTTGTTCGACCACAGGCTGGGGCGAAACTATTGCCCGCGTATTGCTGGCTCGGCGGTCGATCGAAAACCTTGAACGCGGCATGGATGTGCAAGCTGCTGCTGAAGCTGCTGTCGCCGTGCTCGGCCAGCGGATCGAAGGTGGTGAAGGTGGTTTGATTTTGGTTGCTAGCAATGGCCAAATTGGTGCAGCCTTCAACTCGCAGCGCATGACCCACGCCTACTGGAGCAACCTCGACGACCAAGAACAGATTATCGCCTAA
- the pyrE gene encoding orotate phosphoribosyltransferase: MKHSSTAIAQLLLEAGAVVLSPDRPFRFASGILSPIYCDNRLLLAQVTARRTITEAMCQQISDELLNSEVIAGTATAGVPWAAWVAHELSLPMAYVRSGAKKYGRGQQVEGGVQANQRVVVIEDLISTGGSSLDAVAGLRQINALVADCCAIFTYEMEESKQRFNAAGVRLMTLTNLSTLLDVAAQQNYIRAEHRSLISDWASDPAGWADRAGISAE, from the coding sequence ATGAAACATTCTTCAACCGCAATCGCCCAACTGTTGCTCGAGGCCGGAGCGGTGGTGCTTTCGCCCGATCGACCGTTTCGCTTTGCATCGGGCATTCTTTCGCCAATTTATTGCGATAATCGTTTGTTGTTGGCCCAAGTAACCGCCCGCCGCACCATCACCGAAGCTATGTGCCAGCAAATTAGCGACGAATTGTTGAACAGCGAAGTGATTGCCGGAACCGCCACTGCTGGCGTGCCATGGGCGGCTTGGGTTGCTCATGAATTAAGTTTGCCCATGGCCTATGTTCGTTCAGGAGCCAAAAAATATGGCCGTGGTCAACAGGTTGAAGGCGGGGTGCAAGCCAATCAGCGGGTCGTCGTAATCGAAGATTTGATCAGCACGGGCGGTAGCTCGCTTGATGCCGTCGCCGGGTTGCGTCAGATTAACGCACTTGTGGCCGATTGTTGTGCGATCTTTACCTATGAGATGGAAGAATCCAAACAGCGCTTTAATGCGGCTGGCGTGCGCTTGATGACCTTGACCAATCTTTCAACCTTACTGGATGTAGCGGCCCAACAAAATTATATTCGGGCCGAACATCGCAGCTTAATCAGCGATTGGGCCAGTGATCCGGCTGGTTGGGCCGATCGGGCTGGAATTAGCGCTGAGTAA
- a CDS encoding cytochrome P450, whose translation MMTETALTSPALIAPGPRGRLLIGNLHDFIDDFLVTMQRDFINHGDIVRYQIGSRIVHVVSNPDYAQHVLVEHQRDFPKVGGNGGLQIIAGNGLISNPSPESWLIQRRMMQPMFHRKRLAAMGEKIDGAGTRMIQRWQALPDAAPIDMDHEMLQVTLDIIMQTMFSADMLGEVGKLAPAVTAAVDYANYRIFNPFSLPLPMPTRRNRAYMQARKVLDSMIFGLIKQRRAATEPVGDLLDMLLEAQDAETGERMSDEQIRDEVLTIFAAGHETTANTLTFAWYLLSEHPEVRQNLQAELDQVLQGRAPSVNDLPQLPYTLQVFKEAMRLYPAAPITGPRRVTKPTQLGGYDLPLNSQVIVSITNLHLHPAFWENPLQFDPSRFAPNANQPRHHLAFMPFGAGPRKCIGNNLAEMEGALLLACVAQHYDPQLQPGHQVKPEMAITMRAKAGMPMFLKRR comes from the coding sequence ATGATGACTGAAACCGCCTTGACAAGCCCAGCCTTGATTGCCCCAGGCCCACGTGGCCGCCTGTTGATTGGCAATTTGCACGATTTTATTGATGATTTTCTGGTAACGATGCAGCGTGATTTTATTAACCATGGCGATATTGTGCGCTACCAAATTGGTTCGCGGATTGTACATGTGGTCTCAAATCCCGATTATGCCCAGCATGTGTTGGTTGAGCATCAGCGGGATTTCCCCAAGGTTGGCGGCAACGGCGGTTTACAAATTATCGCTGGCAATGGCTTGATTTCTAATCCCAGCCCTGAATCGTGGCTCATTCAGCGGCGTATGATGCAGCCAATGTTTCACCGCAAACGCCTCGCAGCCATGGGCGAAAAAATCGATGGCGCAGGTACACGGATGATCCAGCGTTGGCAAGCGTTGCCCGATGCAGCACCGATCGATATGGATCATGAAATGCTGCAAGTGACGCTTGATATTATTATGCAAACCATGTTTAGCGCCGATATGCTAGGCGAGGTGGGCAAATTGGCTCCAGCAGTTACGGCAGCAGTTGATTATGCAAATTATCGCATTTTTAACCCGTTCAGCTTGCCCTTACCAATGCCAACCCGCCGCAATCGCGCCTATATGCAAGCTCGCAAAGTATTGGATAGCATGATTTTTGGTTTGATCAAACAACGGCGGGCTGCCACTGAGCCAGTTGGCGATTTGCTGGATATGTTGCTCGAAGCCCAAGATGCCGAGACTGGCGAGCGCATGAGCGATGAGCAAATTCGCGATGAGGTGCTGACAATTTTTGCTGCTGGCCACGAAACCACTGCCAATACCTTGACCTTTGCCTGGTATTTGCTCAGCGAACACCCTGAAGTTCGCCAAAATCTGCAAGCTGAGCTTGATCAGGTATTGCAAGGACGAGCGCCAAGCGTCAACGATTTGCCGCAATTGCCCTACACGTTGCAAGTATTTAAAGAGGCCATGCGCTTGTATCCAGCTGCACCAATTACTGGGCCTCGGCGCGTTACCAAACCAACCCAACTTGGTGGCTACGACTTGCCACTCAATTCGCAAGTGATCGTCAGCATCACCAATTTGCATTTACATCCGGCTTTTTGGGAAAATCCTTTGCAATTTGACCCGAGCCGTTTCGCCCCAAATGCCAATCAGCCCCGCCACCATTTGGCATTTATGCCGTTTGGCGCGGGGCCGCGTAAATGCATTGGTAATAATTTGGCCGAGATGGAAGGCGCGTTATTACTGGCATGTGTGGCGCAGCATTACGACCCACAATTACAGCCAGGCCACCAAGTTAAGCCTGAAATGGCGATTACCATGCGAGCCAAAGCTGGCATGCCGATGTTCTTGAAACGCCGTTAA
- a CDS encoding metallophosphoesterase family protein, translating into MRIAILSDIHSNLAAFEAVLADLQSQALDHVVINGDVINGGPDPRECLDLARATGYTLLAGNHERYIRDYDLPVRPPEWASDLWKPSLWTVNQFSQAERAALHNLATTYHTDDLLVVHASPRHDQDSVFAITPQRELAAMFVDTPQTIIRSHNHIPQFRPWDGRMIVTTGAVGQPLDGNPWAKYAIAERKPQGWRVKHRVVIYDIETTVKRFHSSGYYEAAYPMSRLYLREVQLGTHHVVPFLRLHQQWLKADPQLSSEQAIKRFLEL; encoded by the coding sequence ATGCGAATTGCCATCCTCAGCGATATTCATAGCAATTTAGCTGCTTTCGAGGCTGTACTGGCCGATCTTCAAAGCCAAGCGCTTGATCACGTCGTCATTAATGGCGATGTGATCAACGGCGGGCCAGATCCGCGTGAATGCCTTGATTTGGCTCGTGCCACTGGCTACACCTTGCTGGCGGGCAATCATGAGCGTTATATTCGCGATTATGATTTGCCAGTTCGGCCCCCGGAATGGGCTAGCGATCTGTGGAAACCCTCGCTGTGGACGGTCAATCAATTTAGCCAAGCTGAACGGGCTGCATTACATAATCTTGCCACAACCTATCATACCGATGATCTATTGGTGGTGCATGCCTCGCCGCGCCACGATCAAGATTCAGTGTTTGCAATTACCCCGCAACGCGAATTAGCCGCGATGTTTGTTGATACCCCCCAAACAATCATTCGTTCGCACAACCATATTCCCCAATTTCGGCCTTGGGATGGGCGCATGATTGTTACCACCGGAGCAGTAGGCCAGCCGCTTGATGGCAATCCGTGGGCCAAATATGCAATTGCCGAGCGCAAGCCACAGGGTTGGCGGGTCAAACATCGAGTGGTGATCTACGATATTGAAACCACAGTCAAGCGTTTTCATAGCTCAGGCTATTACGAAGCGGCCTACCCCATGAGCCGCCTCTATTTGCGCGAAGTCCAACTTGGTACGCATCATGTTGTGCCATTTTTGCGGCTGCACCAACAATGGCTCAAAGCCGACCCACAACTTAGCTCCGAGCAAGCGATCAAGCGCTTTTTGGAATTATGA
- a CDS encoding NAD(P)-dependent oxidoreductase, whose product MTRQKVLVTGGAGFLGINLLRYLDAKGYDLVSYDFADWTYTDLKDHITIVKDDIRNVAGLDRAMQGVDFVVHTAAALPLYPAEDIFSTDIDGTRNVLEVAKKHGVKRVVHISSTAVYGIPDHHPLVENDRLDGVGPYGKAKVMAEYVALEYRAKGMEVPIIRPKSFIGPERLGVFALLYDWAIDGHNFPMIGNGKNRYQLLDVEDLCDAIYLSMTLPAEVANDTFNVGAKEFATMKEDYQAVLDYAGHGKKIIGSPATPAIWTLRALEFLRVSPLYKWVYETASKDSFVSIEKAETQLGWKPKFSNQDALIRNFKWYIDNRNSFANASGVTHRVPWKQGAIGLLKKAF is encoded by the coding sequence ATGACTCGTCAAAAAGTGCTCGTAACAGGCGGCGCAGGCTTCCTTGGAATTAACCTTTTGCGCTACCTTGATGCTAAAGGCTACGACTTAGTTTCCTATGATTTTGCCGATTGGACCTATACCGATCTCAAAGATCATATCACGATTGTTAAAGACGACATTCGCAACGTCGCTGGGCTTGATCGGGCCATGCAAGGCGTTGATTTCGTTGTGCATACTGCTGCGGCCTTGCCACTGTATCCAGCTGAAGATATTTTTTCGACCGATATTGATGGCACGCGCAATGTGCTGGAAGTTGCCAAAAAACATGGCGTAAAACGGGTGGTACATATCTCGTCAACCGCTGTCTATGGCATTCCCGACCATCATCCATTGGTTGAAAACGACCGCTTGGATGGCGTTGGGCCATATGGCAAAGCCAAAGTTATGGCCGAATATGTGGCCTTGGAATATCGCGCTAAAGGCATGGAAGTGCCGATTATTCGTCCAAAATCGTTTATCGGGCCAGAACGGCTCGGTGTTTTCGCTTTGCTCTACGATTGGGCGATCGACGGCCACAACTTTCCAATGATTGGCAATGGCAAAAATCGCTATCAATTGCTTGATGTAGAAGATCTCTGCGATGCGATTTATCTGTCGATGACCTTGCCTGCTGAGGTTGCCAACGATACCTTCAATGTTGGCGCAAAAGAATTCGCCACCATGAAGGAAGATTATCAAGCAGTGCTCGATTACGCTGGCCATGGCAAAAAGATCATCGGTTCACCAGCAACTCCCGCCATCTGGACGCTGCGAGCCTTGGAATTTTTGCGGGTTTCACCGCTCTACAAGTGGGTTTATGAAACCGCCTCGAAAGACTCATTTGTCTCAATCGAGAAAGCCGAAACTCAACTTGGCTGGAAGCCCAAATTCTCCAACCAAGATGCCTTGATTCGCAACTTCAAGTGGTATATTGACAATCGTAACTCGTTTGCCAATGCTTCAGGGGTGACCCACCGCGTGCCATGGAAACAAGGCGCGATTGGTTTGCTCAAAAAAGCCTTCTAA
- a CDS encoding Crp/Fnr family transcriptional regulator gives MSVDVEVLRQFTRFAALDPLALRDLARAMEVRSFRPGQYLVLEDDPRFGLFGILEGRVRLSRTASDGREQVLSIAETGELFNIEPFVDAGPAPATARAMAPTRCVHLPTAALPDVLRSHPEFTLILLRDLAAQARDLAVLLEDLAFRTVRARLARILLHEAADGTAALTHQELAARAGTVREIIGRTLRQMSDEGLVELARGHVLVLDMPGLAALIEN, from the coding sequence ATGAGTGTTGACGTTGAAGTTCTGCGGCAATTTACCCGTTTTGCTGCGCTCGATCCATTAGCTTTGCGCGATCTTGCTCGGGCGATGGAAGTTCGTTCGTTTCGGCCAGGCCAATATTTGGTGCTGGAAGATGATCCGCGGTTTGGCTTATTTGGCATTCTCGAGGGGCGGGTGCGGCTTTCACGTACCGCCAGCGATGGCCGTGAACAGGTGCTCTCAATTGCTGAAACTGGCGAGTTGTTTAATATCGAACCGTTTGTTGATGCTGGGCCAGCTCCGGCAACCGCCCGCGCCATGGCTCCAACCCGCTGTGTGCATTTGCCAACCGCCGCCTTGCCCGATGTGTTACGCAGCCATCCTGAATTCACCTTGATTTTGCTGCGCGATCTGGCGGCCCAAGCGCGTGATTTGGCGGTGCTGCTGGAAGATTTGGCGTTTCGCACAGTACGGGCACGTTTGGCACGAATTTTATTGCACGAGGCCGCTGATGGAACCGCTGCCTTAACCCATCAAGAATTGGCAGCTCGTGCAGGCACGGTGCGCGAGATTATTGGCCGAACCTTGCGCCAAATGTCCGATGAGGGCTTGGTGGAATTGGCTCGCGGCCATGTGTTGGTCTTAGATATGCCAGGTTTGGCAGCGCTGATCGAAAATTAA
- a CDS encoding phosphoribosyltransferase — translation MRFNEAERMTIKHVLSWDEIQSLVEIINEQLHNDYDALLVVTRGGMIPACLISQRRNWRNILVAAVQFYTGIGTTREIPTFLQFPSDPLIVGKKLLVIDDIWDSGRTIAAVKQRLDTAGANYEVAVLHFKPGSSKVEGKPDFFAAETDQWIVYPWEPPTDPDAE, via the coding sequence ATGCGATTCAACGAGGCAGAACGTATGACCATCAAACATGTCCTTTCATGGGATGAAATTCAATCATTAGTTGAAATTATTAACGAACAATTGCATAATGATTATGATGCCTTGCTCGTTGTTACCCGTGGCGGGATGATTCCAGCCTGCTTGATTAGCCAACGTCGCAACTGGCGCAATATTCTGGTTGCAGCGGTGCAATTTTACACTGGAATTGGCACAACCCGTGAAATCCCTACTTTCTTGCAATTCCCCAGTGATCCGCTGATTGTGGGCAAGAAGTTATTGGTAATTGATGATATTTGGGATAGTGGCCGCACGATCGCTGCTGTGAAACAACGGCTCGATACTGCGGGAGCCAACTATGAGGTTGCGGTGCTGCACTTCAAACCAGGTTCATCGAAGGTCGAAGGCAAGCCCGATTTCTTTGCCGCTGAAACTGATCAGTGGATTGTGTATCCGTGGGAACCACCCACAGATCCAGATGCAGAATAA